The Burkholderia pyrrocinia genome includes a window with the following:
- a CDS encoding GNAT family N-acetyltransferase, translating to MPPVSSPPVLDTPRLVLEGHPLGDFGALAAMWAEPDVVAHIFNGEPSAPRDSWMRMLAYRGLWPLLGYGYWAIREKASGRYVGDLGFADFHRIIEPPIRGVPEAGWALATWAHGKGYATEALAAALAWLDAQQRFERSVCLIAPTNVASIRVAEKAGYGEPVRIRFNDADSLLFSRASP from the coding sequence ATGCCGCCCGTCTCTTCCCCGCCCGTTCTCGACACGCCGCGCCTCGTCCTCGAAGGCCATCCGCTCGGCGACTTCGGCGCCCTTGCCGCGATGTGGGCCGAGCCGGACGTCGTCGCGCACATCTTCAACGGCGAGCCGTCCGCGCCGCGCGACTCGTGGATGCGCATGCTCGCGTATCGCGGGCTGTGGCCGCTGCTCGGCTATGGCTACTGGGCGATTCGCGAGAAAGCGTCCGGCCGTTATGTCGGCGATCTCGGCTTCGCGGATTTCCACCGAATCATCGAGCCGCCGATTCGCGGCGTGCCGGAAGCCGGCTGGGCGCTCGCGACATGGGCGCACGGCAAGGGCTACGCGACCGAGGCGCTCGCGGCCGCGCTTGCGTGGCTCGATGCGCAGCAACGGTTCGAGCGCAGCGTGTGTTTGATCGCGCCGACCAACGTCGCGTCAATCCGCGTGGCGGAGAAAGCCGGGTATGGCGAGCCGGTGCGTATTCGGTTCAACGACGCCGATTCGTTGCTGTTTTCTCGCGCGAGCCCGTAG
- a CDS encoding alkene reductase, whose protein sequence is MNKLFNPLKLGPVTLNHRVVHAPVTRMRTEPGNVPGDLMIEYYTQRATDGGLLITDATAISPLAIAYVDAPGIYTDAQVAGWKRVVDAVHAKGARIFLQLWHAGRQAHPANTGGVTPIAPSARRSLEHAAIRDAHGAIAEAELVEPRPLALHEIPGIVEQFRAGAQRAKAAGFDGVELHAANGYLLDQFLLDGANDRTDAYGGPIENRARFLFEVVDATVSVWGAGRVAVRLSPSGSYGTVSDSDPHATFGYVARRLNDYGLAYLHVIEPRIRGNEENADASEHDVSAKDLRQVFHGTIVAAGGFTRDNAEQILADGHADLVAFGRMFVSNPDLPERLRTGAPLTRYDRTTFYGGGAHGYTDYPFHREASAA, encoded by the coding sequence ATGAACAAGCTGTTCAACCCGCTGAAGCTCGGTCCCGTCACGCTCAACCACCGTGTCGTGCATGCGCCGGTGACCCGGATGCGCACCGAACCGGGCAACGTGCCTGGCGACCTGATGATCGAGTACTACACGCAGCGCGCGACCGATGGCGGCCTGCTGATCACGGACGCCACCGCGATCTCGCCGCTCGCGATTGCGTACGTGGACGCGCCGGGAATCTACACCGATGCCCAGGTCGCCGGCTGGAAGCGTGTGGTCGACGCCGTGCATGCGAAAGGCGCGCGCATCTTCCTGCAGCTCTGGCATGCGGGCCGTCAGGCGCATCCGGCCAACACGGGCGGCGTGACGCCCATTGCGCCGTCCGCGCGGCGCTCGCTCGAGCACGCGGCGATCCGCGACGCGCACGGCGCCATCGCCGAAGCCGAGCTCGTCGAGCCTCGTCCGCTCGCGCTGCACGAGATCCCGGGCATCGTCGAGCAGTTTCGCGCCGGCGCGCAACGCGCGAAAGCGGCCGGTTTCGACGGGGTCGAACTGCATGCCGCGAACGGCTATCTGCTCGACCAGTTCCTGCTCGACGGCGCGAACGACCGCACCGATGCATATGGCGGCCCGATCGAGAATCGCGCGCGCTTCCTGTTCGAAGTCGTCGACGCGACGGTGTCCGTCTGGGGCGCCGGCCGCGTCGCGGTGCGGCTGTCGCCGAGCGGCTCGTACGGCACGGTATCCGACAGCGATCCGCACGCGACGTTCGGTTATGTCGCGCGGCGCCTGAACGACTACGGCCTCGCGTATCTGCACGTGATCGAGCCGCGGATTCGCGGCAATGAGGAAAACGCGGACGCGAGCGAACACGACGTGTCGGCGAAGGACCTGCGCCAGGTGTTCCACGGCACGATCGTCGCGGCCGGCGGCTTCACGCGCGACAACGCGGAACAGATCCTCGCGGACGGTCACGCGGACCTCGTCGCGTTCGGCCGCATGTTCGTCTCGAACCCCGATCTGCCGGAACGGCTCCGGACCGGCGCGCCGCTGACGCGCTACGACCGCACGACGTTCTACGGCGGCGGTGCGCACGGGTACACGGACTATCCGTTTCATCGGGAAGCGTCGGCCGCGTGA